ACTTAACAGTCATGATTTCGATCCGATTCAGTCAATgcgaagtggaaatctggaaaattTCCCCTTACAAAGCCATTCAGAGGAGGTGAATTGAatgtttcaaaactgagattggtagttTTTTTTCCCCTGGGATTAAGAATCCGTGGTGTgtggatggagttcagatacagatcagccacgaactaattgaatggcagaacacgtCCAACTGATTGAATAGCTTAATCACTTTCCATTGTCCATATGGAAGTGTAGCTCCCGATTTTTGGCCTATTTTTATTTAATCTAAATTGACTTACTATTGTAACCTTGTTTCATTTGATCTCGTTGCATCATTTAACTGCTGATTCATTACAGATTACTGTGATTGCAAAATATATATACAGGATGTTCTGTCACAGATAAGATAATAGATACCATCATATTTTTTCTCCGAATTTCAGTTGATTGTGAAGAACGTGAATAGACGTATTCCACATCCTTTTCCATTATTTCACCGAAGCACGTGGAACTTCTATTATTGCGGTGTTCGAATAGTAATTTACGATTCACTTCTGCTTACAGTGAacgtagtgacgattgtgatcctgtctcggggaaagtgtggtctctccaaatgtgtcacctgCTATCTCgtagccatggcagcggcggacctATTGGTCGTTATTTTCGATCTGATCCTAAGGCAGATtccaattgtttatcgggaacaatcTGCTTTCCTGTATTACGTTAGAGTTTgtgatatccacgccgtcctgctttatgtcgccacagattgttctgtctggtttaccgtCACTttttcctttgatcgatttgtagccatttgttgtcagaagctgaaaacaaaatactgtaCAGAGAAAACAGCCGCTGTGGTTCTTGGAACCGTGACTGCGCTGAGCTGTttgaagaacattttctggtattttctgTATGAATCTAAATATACGATTTCTAACAGTCCCTGGTTTTGTTTCGTGGCATCAGCTGTATCTCACTCACTGGGCTGGGCTATTACGGAATTAATGCATTACATTTTAACACCTCTTATTCCATTTATTTTGATTCTACTATTCAATGCACTGACGGTCAGAAGCATTATAGTGACCAGTAGAGCCCGCAGGCGGCTCCGGGGTGGGAGTCGAGGGGAGAGTCCAACTGACCCAGAGATGGCGAACCGAAGAAAATCCATGATTTTACTGTTCGTTATATCGGGGAATTTCATTCTGTTATGGGTGGTGTTTATGGTTTGTTCCATTTTGAAACGACTGGAATACTTTTGGTACCTTGTTACTGTTTCCCTGCCCACATTTGTTCAAGAGATAGGCTTCATGCTCCAGctcttgagttgctgcacaaacacgtttatttatgcagtgacccaaagAAAATACAGGCAGGAATTGATAAATGGAGTTAAATATCCTCTTACAATGATTTTCAAATTAATTCGATGAAATGATCTCACAATATTGACAGATGCGTTTCCAACTAAAGCCCGCTTACCACAATCGTACTTGTGTACACAATCCGGGGTACTTTGAGGATGAACACTTGCTATGATTGTATTTTTCTCCACAAGACACCATTAGCTCACATTGCCAAGGCAGTCGCCGTGTCTCAGTGTTGAAAAGTTTCTCTGACCTTTGCTTTTTTCTGAAGTAATATGATTTGAGAGAGAGCACAGGATCAGGAAAAAAGGAGGGCTGCGAAGGTTATTAATTTCTCCACCGTCATCGGGATTGATAGAGAATAAAAGCAGATTTTCTATGATAAATTACCAGTACCCCAGCCACATCCACGTTCACCAacacccccgccaccacccccccccccaacccccttcccaACCCCATCTCCCTGTGCTATTCGGAATGTGTTTAATTTCCAGGTAGATGTTGAAATGATTACATCAAACGTATTATCATAGTCAATTGTCTGTACCATTTGCCTGTTCTTGAATAAAGCAGATTTTGATCTGTGCTGAAAGATACTTTGCCGACTTATAACTTGCTACATCATTTGATAAATTGTAGGAGAACAAATAGAAATCTGTGTCAGATCAGAAGGGAATGCTGCTGCTAAATTCCTCATCCGAAGACCGCTCACTCCCCAGTCCTGGAACAGCACACAATATAAGTCAGGAGTCACGGTGCAGTGCACCCGTGAGTCCCAGAGCCACACATTCCCCGGTCCCGGGATATCATGTCCAAGGGCCGAGGACCAGCGCATGCCCGGGTCCCCGCAAAGTACGCTCCTGGGACCCTGTAGAGCACTTTCTG
This window of the Heterodontus francisci isolate sHetFra1 unplaced genomic scaffold, sHetFra1.hap1 HAP1_SCAFFOLD_70_2, whole genome shotgun sequence genome carries:
- the LOC137362326 gene encoding probable G-protein coupled receptor 139 encodes the protein MSLSFLIKLKILWALNDIEKIYFPILAAIALPMNVVTIVILSRGKCGLSKCVTCYLVAMAAADLLVVIFDLILRQIPIVYREQSAFLYYVRVCDIHAVLLYVATDCSVWFTVTFSFDRFVAICCQKLKTKYCTEKTAAVVLGTVTALSCLKNIFWYFLYESKYTISNSPWFCFVASAVSHSLGWAITELMHYILTPLIPFILILLFNALTVRSIIVTSRARRRLRGGSRGESPTDPEMANRRKSMILLFVISGNFILLWVVFMVCSILKRLEYFWYLVTVSLPTFVQEIGFMLQLLSCCTNTFIYAVTQRKYRQELINGVKYPLTMIFKLIR